TACTTAAAACCGATGAATTGTCTGACACTGGCAACCTAAAAGATAACTTCCATTTTTCAATGTCGACAGCAGAGTGGGAATTACTTAATGGCTCGGGTGCCTCTGTTGGTTATGGCATGACGTTAAATTTACGTAATCCTTCACCAGGTATATCAAGACAGGTGACAGTGGCTTATAACGAGCCCAACTCGCCCGCCAGTAATGCAGGCATTAGTCGCGGTACCCTTATTGTCACTGTTGACGGCGTTAGCGTCGCAGATGCTAATGACAGCGACAGTATCGACACCATAAATGCGGGTTTATTCCCAATGACCAGCACTAAGCAAACCGTGTTTATTGTTCGTGATTTAGGTGCTCAAGCTAACCGCACAGTGACACTATCGGCAGGCAACATAGTGTCAAAGCCTGTACAAAATACCAAAACCATCCAAACCGCTAACGGTAAAGTGGGTTATTTACAATTTAACTCACACATCGCAACCGCGGAAAAAGGCTTATACGATGCGATGACATTGCTAAGCAACGCCCAAGTTAACGATTTAGTGTTAGATATTCGCTACAACGGCGGCGGATTATTAGCCTTAGCCAGTCAATTGGGTTACATGATTGCCGGCGACGAAGCTACGGCTAACCATATATTTGAGCGTACGAGCTTTAATAAAAAGTATACTACGATCAATCCAGTAACGCGTGAAACGCTCTCGCCAATGCCGTTTATTTCTGAGTCTGTTGGCTTTAATACTTCATTACTACGTAGCGGATTATCGCTGCCAACGTTAAATCTTAAGCGGGTATTTGTACTAACAACGCCAGATACTTGTTCTGCCAGTGAAGCTCTAATGAATGCCCTTCGCGGTATTGATATTGAAGTGATTCAATTAGGCGATACTACCTGCGGTAAACCTTACGGTTTTTACCCAACTAATAACTGTGCCACCACCTACTTTACTATCCAGTTCAAAGGGGTAAATGACAAAGGATTTGGCGAGTATTCTGACGGATTTATGCCATCAACCAATCCAACAATAGACAGCGAAGTACCAGGTTGTGTGCTCGCAGACGATCTTGGACATGCTCTAGGTGACACCAACGAAAGATTATTAAGCGCGGCATTATTTTATCGCGACAACAACCGCTGCCCAGCAACAGCGACGGCAGTTGCACGAGCGCCAACCAAAAATACCTTTGTCGATCCAGGTTTTATGCTGCAAGACACTCGTAATCAAAATATGCTTAAAAATAACCGTATTCTTTTGCCATCGGCTTTGGATCAATAATGCAAAAACAATTACTAGGCATATTGGTCGTATTGGCGGTAAGCGGCTGTGGCGCTACAGCAAAAGAGTCAGTCTCCCCTCCACAAGCGGCCACACTGACAAACTCAAGTGACCAAGTCCATGCGGAATTACAACAAGTAATCGCGCGCTTATTGGATGCCAGCAATGTGTTAATTGCCGACAACGCTTTTACTCAATATAGCCAGGAAGTGATTGAACGGGCACAGCACAAAGATGAGAATGGTTTACTCATAATGGGCCGTAACACTGAAATACCAGATGCGGTACAACTGTTAAAGCAAGGCGACAGGTGCTTATTACGTCATGTACAAAGCGGCAACACTGCAAACTTATCGCAAGCACGTTGTAAGCTTGAAGACGAGCAATAGCATCAAATTGAGTATTTTGATATAAGCCAATACACAAAAAGGCCAGAGCATATCTCAATATGCTCTGGCCTTTTTGTTACGCGTTAACTCATTACACCGCTAATTCACTTCACTATTAACTCACTATACTGTAAAGCCAAGCTCCGCCTTTTATCATCATGGTAAAACCAATACCCATCATAAATAAATAGCTAAACATAAAACCTATAGCACCGTTTGAGCCTTTTGCAGCGTCAGAACCCTCTAACGTCATGATAATGCGACTCATGGTAAATAAGATAAAAAAGTTGAAAATGATACTCAAGATAAAATAGTCACCCAACATGGGGAGTACACCGCCAATGACGCTGCAGAGCAGTAGCAGTAAATCACTAAATTTTTCTTTGAGGGAGTATTTTTTTTCTAATATGCGAACAAGCAATACTCCCAACATAATGACTAAATAATACAGTGAACTGGTTAATGCAGAGTAAATCCCTTGTGTTATCGTTGTGAAATTGAGCTCTGCTGTCACAGCAACTTCGGTAGTGGTTACTGTTGAGTCAGTAAAAAAACTGGCAATCAAATGACCCACGCCAAATATGATTAACCATGCCACTGCAAATGCAATCAAACCATCTCTGTCTATAGGATGGCTTGCTTTACGATTGACTATAATAGCCAATAGCAAACCGCATAAGGTAACGCCAACGAGTAAACTTAACGCATACCAATATTGGTCTAAATAGAAAAAAGCCAGGCTGGGAGATAGCACTAAAAAGGATTGATAAAACTCATTATTTTGGGTCGTTAAACCGGTATCTTTATAAAAAGCAAAATATACTATTAATGGCTGAAAAATAACAAGCGTAATGCAGAGGGTAATGATATCCATAAAACATCCGTGTAATTAAACTAAATATACAGCACCATGCTATACCGGGCTTAGTATAAACCTCAGTATTGTAAATTCAATCTAAAATGCCCGCTGATTAATATGTCATGAGCGAGTGGCAACATTGACCCCTTCATGTCAGTGTTCAATGTTGCACTAAAGATATAGATAAAGTTAATAATAAAGTGAGTCTCGCTACCCCTAATAAAACCTTCAAATAGACCTAGGCGCATTGTCAGTGTGTTTCAAGATTGTTATAACCGCAAACGTCTGTCGGGCAGACTATATCGACGCTTATCATGTAATGAGCTAATCAGGCTTGCGCCTGTATTGGTAAAACGTGATAAAATCGCGTAATACTTACTTTCCCTCCATTCAAGGTAACGCAATGAATCCTATTCTAGCCATCTTCAAAGAACACAATATCAGTGACGCACAAATTAATGAGCTATTCCAGACGTTAACTGAAAACCCATTTGCAGCAATGGCGACTATTGGTCAGTTAGGGATCCCTGCGGAACAACTGCAGCAGTTAATGGGTATGGTGATGCAAAATCCAGCCCTGATCAAAGAAGCCGTTGAAGAGTTAGGACTAGACTTTTCTAAAGTTGAAGCAGCAAAAGCACAGCTACAACCATAATTAAGCTCTACAACACAAACAAAAACGGCCAGTATCTTAGATACTGGCCGTTTTTTGCGTTTCTAATCATGATTAATCACCTTCAAAACCCGTTAACCACGTTTTGAGTAATTGGTTTAACGCTGGAACGTCTGAGTCAGGCAGGCTTTTGACTAATTTATGCTGAATAAGTACATGTTGTTCTATCGCTTCATCAATTACCGCGAGGCCTTTTTTAGTCAAACCAACGGAAACGCTGCGTCTATCTTCTGTACTGTGTACTCGGGCAATTAAATGTTTCGATTCCAATTTATCTAACCGATTGGTCATTGCGCCAGAGGTGAGCATCATCGACGACAATAACCCTGAAGGCGTTAACGTATAAGGCTGACCTGCACGCCTTAATGTCGCTAGCACATCAAACTCCCCCATGGTCAGGTCAAACTGTTTATGACAAGCAGAGATCTCAGCTTCGATATGTTTTTGTAAACGTAAAAAACGCCCAAGTATCGCCATTGGCGCGGTATCTAAATGTGGTTTTTGTTCACCCCATTGCGCTACTACTCTATCGATATCCTCCATACATCACCCTTATAATTAGCCATTCAATACACACGTTAAAACCTTAACGTAAAGATACTTCATAAAAAGGTACTTTACAAAAATAACTTAACGGTCCAGAATTAGCACTTATCTTTATATAAAGATATTTAACGAAAAGGTATTTAATATAAAGGTAGTTTATGAATATTTTACTCGCCATGATCCCAGCATTCTTTTGGGGTACCACTTATGCGATGACCCAGCTCACTTTACCTGACTGGCCAGCGTTATTACTTGGTGCCCTGCGCGCATTA
This region of Shewanella livingstonensis genomic DNA includes:
- a CDS encoding MarR family winged helix-turn-helix transcriptional regulator, which translates into the protein MEDIDRVVAQWGEQKPHLDTAPMAILGRFLRLQKHIEAEISACHKQFDLTMGEFDVLATLRRAGQPYTLTPSGLLSSMMLTSGAMTNRLDKLESKHLIARVHSTEDRRSVSVGLTKKGLAVIDEAIEQHVLIQHKLVKSLPDSDVPALNQLLKTWLTGFEGD
- a CDS encoding S41 family peptidase; this encodes MQLLSSNILAPFIISASLLLTACGGGGSSIGDSSSGGNNNSGSTAPQWVTGQFADDSTLANQCSAPLTQKLWLRSWSNDTYLWYNEIADRNPAPYSVAEYFELLKTDELSDTGNLKDNFHFSMSTAEWELLNGSGASVGYGMTLNLRNPSPGISRQVTVAYNEPNSPASNAGISRGTLIVTVDGVSVADANDSDSIDTINAGLFPMTSTKQTVFIVRDLGAQANRTVTLSAGNIVSKPVQNTKTIQTANGKVGYLQFNSHIATAEKGLYDAMTLLSNAQVNDLVLDIRYNGGGLLALASQLGYMIAGDEATANHIFERTSFNKKYTTINPVTRETLSPMPFISESVGFNTSLLRSGLSLPTLNLKRVFVLTTPDTCSASEALMNALRGIDIEVIQLGDTTCGKPYGFYPTNNCATTYFTIQFKGVNDKGFGEYSDGFMPSTNPTIDSEVPGCVLADDLGHALGDTNERLLSAALFYRDNNRCPATATAVARAPTKNTFVDPGFMLQDTRNQNMLKNNRILLPSALDQ
- a CDS encoding DUF2999 family protein is translated as MNPILAIFKEHNISDAQINELFQTLTENPFAAMATIGQLGIPAEQLQQLMGMVMQNPALIKEAVEELGLDFSKVEAAKAQLQP